Proteins encoded by one window of Salmo trutta chromosome 17, fSalTru1.1, whole genome shotgun sequence:
- the LOC115151416 gene encoding protein Jade-3 isoform X1 — MKRLRSSSSSDSSDNESPSTSFCSSNKYGSKPGTPASVPKKPAEVFRKDLISAMKLPDSHHVSPEDYYLLGDTWRQEWEKGVQVPAFPETIPQPSIRTIEEKPKEVLFTLQKRYIQCWSQTSTETGYVNIKELAEAMCSYDLDNMDLYWLQALNAELEHMGEGPVDELTLERTMEALERQCHDNMNHAIDTVEGLGIEYDEDVICDVCRSPDSEEGNDMVFCDKCNICVHQACYGIVKVPDGNWLCRTCVLGIDPQCQLCPIKGGAMKATRAGTKWAHVSCALWIPEVSIACPERMEPITKVSHIPPSRWSLICSLCKLKTGACIQCSVKNCTIPFHVTCAFEYSLEMKTILDEGDEVKFRSYCLKHSKPKNQASSDPPAPGLSPCQPAHNKQPKAGEPGSGLSPSEPAHNKQPKAGEPGSGLSPARPKPPVDPERGGLRAQRLLELEEEFSTLIHPEELALNLGLPPTLLDFIYQYWKLKRKSNFNRALLPPGEEEDNLLLLPHEDSIHTRMRMFMHLRQDLERVRNLCYMVSRREKLKLSQSKAQEQIFNLHVKLLSQEIAAGLPVDSMLFRPPPRITLKLKMPKVSLGNGKTGSKSGNGPLCPDNSGNVHQRSGGGKGLGKGGGLGKGKGGGKPQLHGRGKREECSNGSLLSASGQSRREGSNAAGPTLTNRAARGSALTIKQTGKPLMGKPLTLHAALHGHPSNGNGKLDQEQTGPVPRSNGMMEKMVAVAQKDSSCQTPSEQETSEGSGVKASQSVSFSDSTMEHFSRSFKEATVSLVRTTEDLRGDKLSQGGKGTRSAKDRPWAKPVPGVPQGLGSTRSPPYQETDGYCPDLELSDSEPEAKGQRSRQGRVKQSLGGSSRTSVQR, encoded by the exons ATGAAACGGCTCAGGTCTTCAAGCAGCAGTGACAGTTCTGACAATGAGA GTCCTTCCACCTCCTTCTGCTCCTCTAACAAGTATGGAAGTAAACCTGGAACCCCTGCCTCCGTGCCCAAGAAACCAGCAGAG GTGTTCAGGAAAGACCTGATCAGTGCCATGAAGCTGCCAGACTCTCACCATGTCTCCCCTGAAGACTATTACCTGCTGGGGGACACCTGGAGACAGGAGTGGGAGAAGGGGGTGCAGGTGCCTGCCTTCCCCGAAACCATCCCACAGCCCTCCATCAG GACCATAGAGGAGAAGCCTAAGGAGGTGTTGTTCACCCTACAGAAGAGGTATATCCAGTGCTGGAGTCAGACCTCTACAGAGACGGGTTACGTTAACATCAAGGAGCTGGCTGAGGCCATGTGCTCTTATGACCTGGATAACATGGACCTCTACTGGCTGCAGGCACTCAACGCTGAGCTAGAACACATGG GGGAGGGGCCTGTAGACGAGCTGACGCTGGAGCGCACCATGGAGGCGTTGGAGCGTCAGTGCCATGACAACATGAACCACGCCATCGACACGGTAGAAGGGCTGGGCATCGAGTACGACGAGGACGTCATCTGTGATGTGTGTCGCTCCCCCGACAGCGAGGAGGGCAACGACATGGTCTTCTGTGACAAATGTAACATCTGTGTTCACCAG GCGTGTTATGGTATAGTGAAGGTACCAGATGGTAACTGGCTGTGCAGGACGTGTGTCCTAGGCATTGACCCCCAGTGCCAGCTATGTCCCATAAAGGGAGGGGCGATGAAGGCTACGAGGGCGGGCACCAAGTGGGCACACGTTAGCTGTGCTCTGTGGATCCCTGAG GTGAGCATAGCGTGTCCAGAGAGGATGGAGCCCATCACCAAGGTGTCCCACATCCCTCCATCCCGCTGGTCTCTCATCTGCAGCCTCTGTAAACTGAAGACTGGAGCCTGTATACAG TGCTCAGTGAAGAACTGCACCATCCCGTTCCATGTGACGTGCGCCTTCGAGTACAGCCTGGAGATGAAGACCATCCTGGATGAAGGAGACGAGGTGAAGTTCAGGTCCTACTGTCTGAAGCACAGCAAGCCCAAGAACCAGGCCTCCTCCGACCCCCCAGCCCCCGGCCTCAGCCCCTGTCAACCAGCCCACAACAAGCAGCCCAAGGCAGGGGAGCCAGGCTCCGGTCTCAGCCCCTCTGAGCCAGCCCACAACAAGCAGCCCAAGGCAGGGGAACCAGGCTCCGGTCTCAGTCCGGCCCGGCCCAAACCCCCCGTAGACCCAGAGAGGGGGGGCCTGAGGGCCCAGAGGTTACTAGAGCTGGAGGAGGAGTTTTCTACTCTGATTCACCCGGAGGAGCTGGCCCTGAACCTGGGTCTCCCTCCCACCTTGCTGGACTTCATCTACCAGTACTGGAAATTGAAGAGGAAGAGCAACTTCAACCGTGCTCTGCTGCCccctggtgaggaggaggataaCTTGCTGCTGTTGCCTCATGAAGACAGCATCCACACACGAATGAGGATGTTCATGCATCTCCGACAGGACTTAGAGAGG GTGAGGAACCTGTGTTACATGGTGAGTCGGAGGGAGAAGCTGAAACTGTCTCAGAGCAAAGCCCAGGAACAGATCTTCAACCTCCACGTCAAACTGCTCAGCCAAGAGATCGCCGCTG GTCTGCCGGTGGACAGCATGTTGTTCCGGCCTCCTCCGAGAATCACCCTGAAGCTGAAGATGCCCAAAGTGTCGCTGGGTAACGGGAAGACCGGCTCCAAGTCAGGCAACGGCCCCCTGTGTCCAGATAACAGCGGGAACGTTCACCAACGCAGTGGGGGAGGGAAGGGGCTAGGGAAGGGAGGGGGGCTGGGGAAGGGTAAAGGAGGAGGGAAGCCTCAGCTCCATGGACGAGGCAAGAGAGAGGAGTGCTCCAATGGCAGTCTGCTGTCTGCTTCAGGTCAGTCACGTAGGGAGGGGAGTAATGCCGCTGGACCAACACTGACTAACCGTGCCGCCAGGGGCTCAGCCCTGACCATTAAACAGACTGGCAAGCCTCTAATGGGTAAGCCGTTGACACTCCACGCCGCTCTACATGGCCACCCTTCCAATGGAAACGGCAAACTGGACCAAGAGCAGACGGGGCCCGTCCCTAGATCCAACGGCATGATGGAGAAGATGGTGGCCGTGGCCCAGAAGGACAGCTCTTGTCAGACCCCCAGCGAACAGGAAACCAGCGAGGGTTCAGGGGTCAAggccagccaatcagtcagttTCAGTGATTCCACCATGGAGCACTTCAGCCGGTCGTTCAAGGAGGCGACGGTCAGCTTGGTGCGGACCACGGAGGACCTGCGGGGGGACAAGCTGTCCCAGGGGGGTAAAGGTACCAGATCAGCCAAGGACCGACCCTGGGCCAAACCAGTTCCTGGAGTCCCCCAGGGACTCGGTAGTACCAGATCACCACCCTACCAGGAGACGGATGGATACTGCCCTGACCTGGAACTCAGTGACTCGGAGCCAGAGGCTAAAGGTCAGAGGTCGAGGCAGGGTAGGGTAAAGCAGAGCCTGGGGGGGTCCAGTAGGACCTCAGTACAGAGGTGA
- the LOC115151416 gene encoding protein Jade-3 isoform X2, with protein MKRLRSSSSSDSSDNESPSTSFCSSNKYGSKPGTPASVPKKPAEVFRKDLISAMKLPDSHHVSPEDYYLLGDTWRQEWEKGVQVPAFPETIPQPSIRTIEEKPKEVLFTLQKRYIQCWSQTSTETGYVNIKELAEAMCSYDLDNMDLYWLQALNAELEHMGEGPVDELTLERTMEALERQCHDNMNHAIDTVEGLGIEYDEDVICDVCRSPDSEEGNDMVFCDKCNICVHQACYGIVKVPDGNWLCRTCVLGIDPQCQLCPIKGGAMKATRAGTKWAHVSCALWIPEVSIACPERMEPITKVSHIPPSRWSLICSLCKLKTGACIQCSVKNCTIPFHVTCAFEYSLEMKTILDEGDEVKFRSYCLKHSKPKNQASSDPPAPGLSPCQPAHNKQPKAGEPGSGLSPARPKPPVDPERGGLRAQRLLELEEEFSTLIHPEELALNLGLPPTLLDFIYQYWKLKRKSNFNRALLPPGEEEDNLLLLPHEDSIHTRMRMFMHLRQDLERVRNLCYMVSRREKLKLSQSKAQEQIFNLHVKLLSQEIAAGLPVDSMLFRPPPRITLKLKMPKVSLGNGKTGSKSGNGPLCPDNSGNVHQRSGGGKGLGKGGGLGKGKGGGKPQLHGRGKREECSNGSLLSASGQSRREGSNAAGPTLTNRAARGSALTIKQTGKPLMGKPLTLHAALHGHPSNGNGKLDQEQTGPVPRSNGMMEKMVAVAQKDSSCQTPSEQETSEGSGVKASQSVSFSDSTMEHFSRSFKEATVSLVRTTEDLRGDKLSQGGKGTRSAKDRPWAKPVPGVPQGLGSTRSPPYQETDGYCPDLELSDSEPEAKGQRSRQGRVKQSLGGSSRTSVQR; from the exons ATGAAACGGCTCAGGTCTTCAAGCAGCAGTGACAGTTCTGACAATGAGA GTCCTTCCACCTCCTTCTGCTCCTCTAACAAGTATGGAAGTAAACCTGGAACCCCTGCCTCCGTGCCCAAGAAACCAGCAGAG GTGTTCAGGAAAGACCTGATCAGTGCCATGAAGCTGCCAGACTCTCACCATGTCTCCCCTGAAGACTATTACCTGCTGGGGGACACCTGGAGACAGGAGTGGGAGAAGGGGGTGCAGGTGCCTGCCTTCCCCGAAACCATCCCACAGCCCTCCATCAG GACCATAGAGGAGAAGCCTAAGGAGGTGTTGTTCACCCTACAGAAGAGGTATATCCAGTGCTGGAGTCAGACCTCTACAGAGACGGGTTACGTTAACATCAAGGAGCTGGCTGAGGCCATGTGCTCTTATGACCTGGATAACATGGACCTCTACTGGCTGCAGGCACTCAACGCTGAGCTAGAACACATGG GGGAGGGGCCTGTAGACGAGCTGACGCTGGAGCGCACCATGGAGGCGTTGGAGCGTCAGTGCCATGACAACATGAACCACGCCATCGACACGGTAGAAGGGCTGGGCATCGAGTACGACGAGGACGTCATCTGTGATGTGTGTCGCTCCCCCGACAGCGAGGAGGGCAACGACATGGTCTTCTGTGACAAATGTAACATCTGTGTTCACCAG GCGTGTTATGGTATAGTGAAGGTACCAGATGGTAACTGGCTGTGCAGGACGTGTGTCCTAGGCATTGACCCCCAGTGCCAGCTATGTCCCATAAAGGGAGGGGCGATGAAGGCTACGAGGGCGGGCACCAAGTGGGCACACGTTAGCTGTGCTCTGTGGATCCCTGAG GTGAGCATAGCGTGTCCAGAGAGGATGGAGCCCATCACCAAGGTGTCCCACATCCCTCCATCCCGCTGGTCTCTCATCTGCAGCCTCTGTAAACTGAAGACTGGAGCCTGTATACAG TGCTCAGTGAAGAACTGCACCATCCCGTTCCATGTGACGTGCGCCTTCGAGTACAGCCTGGAGATGAAGACCATCCTGGATGAAGGAGACGAGGTGAAGTTCAGGTCCTACTGTCTGAAGCACAGCAAGCCCAAGAACCAGGCCTCCTCCGACCCCCCAGCCCCCGGCCTCAGCCCCTGTCAACCAGCCCACAACAAGCAGCCCAAGGCAGGGGAGCCAG GCTCCGGTCTCAGTCCGGCCCGGCCCAAACCCCCCGTAGACCCAGAGAGGGGGGGCCTGAGGGCCCAGAGGTTACTAGAGCTGGAGGAGGAGTTTTCTACTCTGATTCACCCGGAGGAGCTGGCCCTGAACCTGGGTCTCCCTCCCACCTTGCTGGACTTCATCTACCAGTACTGGAAATTGAAGAGGAAGAGCAACTTCAACCGTGCTCTGCTGCCccctggtgaggaggaggataaCTTGCTGCTGTTGCCTCATGAAGACAGCATCCACACACGAATGAGGATGTTCATGCATCTCCGACAGGACTTAGAGAGG GTGAGGAACCTGTGTTACATGGTGAGTCGGAGGGAGAAGCTGAAACTGTCTCAGAGCAAAGCCCAGGAACAGATCTTCAACCTCCACGTCAAACTGCTCAGCCAAGAGATCGCCGCTG GTCTGCCGGTGGACAGCATGTTGTTCCGGCCTCCTCCGAGAATCACCCTGAAGCTGAAGATGCCCAAAGTGTCGCTGGGTAACGGGAAGACCGGCTCCAAGTCAGGCAACGGCCCCCTGTGTCCAGATAACAGCGGGAACGTTCACCAACGCAGTGGGGGAGGGAAGGGGCTAGGGAAGGGAGGGGGGCTGGGGAAGGGTAAAGGAGGAGGGAAGCCTCAGCTCCATGGACGAGGCAAGAGAGAGGAGTGCTCCAATGGCAGTCTGCTGTCTGCTTCAGGTCAGTCACGTAGGGAGGGGAGTAATGCCGCTGGACCAACACTGACTAACCGTGCCGCCAGGGGCTCAGCCCTGACCATTAAACAGACTGGCAAGCCTCTAATGGGTAAGCCGTTGACACTCCACGCCGCTCTACATGGCCACCCTTCCAATGGAAACGGCAAACTGGACCAAGAGCAGACGGGGCCCGTCCCTAGATCCAACGGCATGATGGAGAAGATGGTGGCCGTGGCCCAGAAGGACAGCTCTTGTCAGACCCCCAGCGAACAGGAAACCAGCGAGGGTTCAGGGGTCAAggccagccaatcagtcagttTCAGTGATTCCACCATGGAGCACTTCAGCCGGTCGTTCAAGGAGGCGACGGTCAGCTTGGTGCGGACCACGGAGGACCTGCGGGGGGACAAGCTGTCCCAGGGGGGTAAAGGTACCAGATCAGCCAAGGACCGACCCTGGGCCAAACCAGTTCCTGGAGTCCCCCAGGGACTCGGTAGTACCAGATCACCACCCTACCAGGAGACGGATGGATACTGCCCTGACCTGGAACTCAGTGACTCGGAGCCAGAGGCTAAAGGTCAGAGGTCGAGGCAGGGTAGGGTAAAGCAGAGCCTGGGGGGGTCCAGTAGGACCTCAGTACAGAGGTGA
- the LOC115151416 gene encoding protein Jade-3 isoform X3: MGEGPVDELTLERTMEALERQCHDNMNHAIDTVEGLGIEYDEDVICDVCRSPDSEEGNDMVFCDKCNICVHQACYGIVKVPDGNWLCRTCVLGIDPQCQLCPIKGGAMKATRAGTKWAHVSCALWIPEVSIACPERMEPITKVSHIPPSRWSLICSLCKLKTGACIQCSVKNCTIPFHVTCAFEYSLEMKTILDEGDEVKFRSYCLKHSKPKNQASSDPPAPGLSPCQPAHNKQPKAGEPGSGLSPSEPAHNKQPKAGEPGSGLSPARPKPPVDPERGGLRAQRLLELEEEFSTLIHPEELALNLGLPPTLLDFIYQYWKLKRKSNFNRALLPPGEEEDNLLLLPHEDSIHTRMRMFMHLRQDLERVRNLCYMVSRREKLKLSQSKAQEQIFNLHVKLLSQEIAAGLPVDSMLFRPPPRITLKLKMPKVSLGNGKTGSKSGNGPLCPDNSGNVHQRSGGGKGLGKGGGLGKGKGGGKPQLHGRGKREECSNGSLLSASGQSRREGSNAAGPTLTNRAARGSALTIKQTGKPLMGKPLTLHAALHGHPSNGNGKLDQEQTGPVPRSNGMMEKMVAVAQKDSSCQTPSEQETSEGSGVKASQSVSFSDSTMEHFSRSFKEATVSLVRTTEDLRGDKLSQGGKGTRSAKDRPWAKPVPGVPQGLGSTRSPPYQETDGYCPDLELSDSEPEAKGQRSRQGRVKQSLGGSSRTSVQR, from the exons ATGG GGGAGGGGCCTGTAGACGAGCTGACGCTGGAGCGCACCATGGAGGCGTTGGAGCGTCAGTGCCATGACAACATGAACCACGCCATCGACACGGTAGAAGGGCTGGGCATCGAGTACGACGAGGACGTCATCTGTGATGTGTGTCGCTCCCCCGACAGCGAGGAGGGCAACGACATGGTCTTCTGTGACAAATGTAACATCTGTGTTCACCAG GCGTGTTATGGTATAGTGAAGGTACCAGATGGTAACTGGCTGTGCAGGACGTGTGTCCTAGGCATTGACCCCCAGTGCCAGCTATGTCCCATAAAGGGAGGGGCGATGAAGGCTACGAGGGCGGGCACCAAGTGGGCACACGTTAGCTGTGCTCTGTGGATCCCTGAG GTGAGCATAGCGTGTCCAGAGAGGATGGAGCCCATCACCAAGGTGTCCCACATCCCTCCATCCCGCTGGTCTCTCATCTGCAGCCTCTGTAAACTGAAGACTGGAGCCTGTATACAG TGCTCAGTGAAGAACTGCACCATCCCGTTCCATGTGACGTGCGCCTTCGAGTACAGCCTGGAGATGAAGACCATCCTGGATGAAGGAGACGAGGTGAAGTTCAGGTCCTACTGTCTGAAGCACAGCAAGCCCAAGAACCAGGCCTCCTCCGACCCCCCAGCCCCCGGCCTCAGCCCCTGTCAACCAGCCCACAACAAGCAGCCCAAGGCAGGGGAGCCAGGCTCCGGTCTCAGCCCCTCTGAGCCAGCCCACAACAAGCAGCCCAAGGCAGGGGAACCAGGCTCCGGTCTCAGTCCGGCCCGGCCCAAACCCCCCGTAGACCCAGAGAGGGGGGGCCTGAGGGCCCAGAGGTTACTAGAGCTGGAGGAGGAGTTTTCTACTCTGATTCACCCGGAGGAGCTGGCCCTGAACCTGGGTCTCCCTCCCACCTTGCTGGACTTCATCTACCAGTACTGGAAATTGAAGAGGAAGAGCAACTTCAACCGTGCTCTGCTGCCccctggtgaggaggaggataaCTTGCTGCTGTTGCCTCATGAAGACAGCATCCACACACGAATGAGGATGTTCATGCATCTCCGACAGGACTTAGAGAGG GTGAGGAACCTGTGTTACATGGTGAGTCGGAGGGAGAAGCTGAAACTGTCTCAGAGCAAAGCCCAGGAACAGATCTTCAACCTCCACGTCAAACTGCTCAGCCAAGAGATCGCCGCTG GTCTGCCGGTGGACAGCATGTTGTTCCGGCCTCCTCCGAGAATCACCCTGAAGCTGAAGATGCCCAAAGTGTCGCTGGGTAACGGGAAGACCGGCTCCAAGTCAGGCAACGGCCCCCTGTGTCCAGATAACAGCGGGAACGTTCACCAACGCAGTGGGGGAGGGAAGGGGCTAGGGAAGGGAGGGGGGCTGGGGAAGGGTAAAGGAGGAGGGAAGCCTCAGCTCCATGGACGAGGCAAGAGAGAGGAGTGCTCCAATGGCAGTCTGCTGTCTGCTTCAGGTCAGTCACGTAGGGAGGGGAGTAATGCCGCTGGACCAACACTGACTAACCGTGCCGCCAGGGGCTCAGCCCTGACCATTAAACAGACTGGCAAGCCTCTAATGGGTAAGCCGTTGACACTCCACGCCGCTCTACATGGCCACCCTTCCAATGGAAACGGCAAACTGGACCAAGAGCAGACGGGGCCCGTCCCTAGATCCAACGGCATGATGGAGAAGATGGTGGCCGTGGCCCAGAAGGACAGCTCTTGTCAGACCCCCAGCGAACAGGAAACCAGCGAGGGTTCAGGGGTCAAggccagccaatcagtcagttTCAGTGATTCCACCATGGAGCACTTCAGCCGGTCGTTCAAGGAGGCGACGGTCAGCTTGGTGCGGACCACGGAGGACCTGCGGGGGGACAAGCTGTCCCAGGGGGGTAAAGGTACCAGATCAGCCAAGGACCGACCCTGGGCCAAACCAGTTCCTGGAGTCCCCCAGGGACTCGGTAGTACCAGATCACCACCCTACCAGGAGACGGATGGATACTGCCCTGACCTGGAACTCAGTGACTCGGAGCCAGAGGCTAAAGGTCAGAGGTCGAGGCAGGGTAGGGTAAAGCAGAGCCTGGGGGGGTCCAGTAGGACCTCAGTACAGAGGTGA